From a single Pseudophryne corroboree isolate aPseCor3 chromosome 6, aPseCor3.hap2, whole genome shotgun sequence genomic region:
- the LOC134935536 gene encoding uncharacterized protein LOC134935536, translated as MSSAEYRQFWSGFIDLYRQNECLWRVRSPDYANRIKRNRAYQQLIEYSRGKNSDVDVDWVKKKISHFRTVFVKERKKVQDSQRSGAGTDEVYKPTLWYYDQIQFIIEQEARVRSRDALDPESPVLVEEEAQESLDLDATPELEVEPTTGQGAEVEETVAEPVAPPQARPGRPRRTARRTTSAAYSTPSGSQQFFQRAEEVLHRPPDAEQQFGNFIASEMRLMTDDQKFLVQRLVNEIVSRGRRQTLVSACEIVPTDPWYHPNLSRPPFPNNPPMEHAPVNPPQQPYFFPSGATQPSPSPQSSTSSSGMYSDMQSTQSSVLGDPRFFHL; from the exons atgtcatctgcggagtaccgccaattctggtcaggattcattgatctgtaccgtcagaacgagtgcctgtggcgtgtcaggagcccggactatgccaacagaatcaagcggaatcgggcatatcagcagcttattgagtacagtagaggcaaaaACTCTGATGTTGATGTCGATTGGGTGAAGAAAAAAATTTCACATTTCCGAACAGTGTTCGTGAAGGAACGCAAGAAGGTGCAAgattcacagcgatccggagccgggactgatgaggtctataaaccgacgctctggtactatgaccaaattcagttcattatagagcaagaggcgcgggtaaggtcacgggacgctctagatccagagtctccagttcttgtcgaagaggaggcccaggagagtctggatctg gatgctaccccggagctggaggtggagcctaccacaggccaaggggcagaagtggaggagACGGTAGCGGAGCCGGTGGCACCCCCACAGGCGCGCCCAGGAAGACCGAGGCGCACGGCAAGGAGGACCACTTCTGCAGCCTATAGCACCCCCTCTGGCTCCCAGCAGTTTTTTCAACGCGCTGAGGAGGTTTTGCATAGGCCCCCGGATGCCGAACAACAATTTGGCAATTTTATTGCATCGGAAATGCGCCTGATGACGGATGATCAAAAATTCCTCGTCCAACGGTTAGTCAATGAGATTGTCTCACGTGGCAGGCGCCAAACACTGGTGTCGGCGTGTGAGATAGTGCCAACTGACCCTTGGTATCACCCAAATTTGTCCCGTCCCCccttcccaaacaacccccccatggagcatgcgccggtaaacccccctcagcaaccgtatttttttccgtcgggagccacacagcccagcccctccccccaatctagcacctcgtccagtggcatgtactctgacatgcagagtacacagtcctctgtgctgggcgacccacgcttttttcatttataa